From Rhodopseudomonas palustris, a single genomic window includes:
- a CDS encoding DUF47 domain-containing protein → MLRYFRAFLPKEERFFDLFAQHTNTVVQGAQALQDMLRGGDETLVHCQRVSHFESEADSITREVLTAVRRTFITPFDRVDIKNLITSMDDAIDQMQQTAKAVMLFEVREFEPPMREIGALLVESANLVGRAVPLMQSIGPNLQMLTAMTEEITKLEGRVDDLHDIGLKELFLKHRNANTMDYIVGAEIYDHLEKVADRFDDVANEINSIVIEQV, encoded by the coding sequence ATGCTACGATACTTTCGAGCCTTTCTGCCCAAGGAAGAGAGGTTCTTCGACCTGTTCGCCCAGCATACCAATACCGTGGTGCAGGGGGCTCAGGCGCTGCAGGACATGCTGCGCGGCGGCGACGAAACCCTGGTGCACTGCCAGCGCGTCAGCCATTTCGAATCGGAGGCCGACAGCATCACCCGCGAGGTGCTGACCGCGGTGCGCCGGACCTTCATCACCCCGTTCGACCGGGTCGACATCAAGAACCTGATCACCTCGATGGACGACGCCATCGACCAGATGCAGCAGACCGCCAAGGCGGTGATGCTGTTCGAGGTTCGGGAATTCGAGCCGCCGATGCGCGAGATCGGGGCGCTATTGGTCGAAAGCGCCAATCTGGTCGGTCGCGCGGTGCCGCTGATGCAATCGATCGGGCCGAACCTGCAGATGCTGACGGCGATGACCGAGGAGATCACCAAGCTGGAAGGCCGGGTCGACGATCTCCACGACATCGGGCTGAAGGAGCTGTTCCTCAAGCACCGCAACGCCAACACCATGGATTACATCGTCGGCGCCGAGATCTACGACCATCTGGAGAAGGTCGCCGACCGTTTCGACGACGTCGCCAACGAGATCAATTCCATCGTCATCGAGCAGGTCTAG
- a CDS encoding inorganic phosphate transporter: MDASLGLPILVGLIAVALLFDFLNGLHDAANSIATIVSTRVLRPHYAVFWAAFFNFIAFMVFGLHVANTIGTGIIEPDVIDAAVIFAALTGAIVWNLVTWGLGIPSSSSHALIGGLLGAGLAKAGLSAAVWSGLTKALLAIVLSPLVGFLLALVLVAIVSWASVRSTPFAVDRAFRILQFASASLYSLGHGGNDAQKTMGIIAVLLYSQGYLGSEFSVPFWVVLSCQAAMALGTLMGGWRIVRTMGLRITKLTPMQGFCAETGGAATLFTATFLGVPVSTTHTITGAIVGVGAARRMSAVRWNVASSIVYAWVITIPASAIVAAAAYWATKLLPTF, encoded by the coding sequence GTGGACGCATCGCTCGGGCTGCCCATCCTGGTCGGGTTGATCGCCGTCGCGCTGCTGTTCGATTTCTTGAACGGCCTGCACGACGCCGCCAACTCGATCGCCACCATCGTCTCGACCCGGGTGCTGCGGCCGCATTACGCGGTGTTCTGGGCGGCGTTCTTCAATTTCATCGCCTTCATGGTGTTCGGCCTGCACGTCGCCAACACCATCGGAACCGGTATCATCGAACCCGATGTGATCGACGCCGCGGTGATCTTCGCGGCGCTGACCGGGGCGATCGTCTGGAACCTGGTGACCTGGGGGCTCGGCATCCCGTCCAGCTCGTCGCACGCGCTGATCGGCGGCCTGCTCGGCGCCGGCCTCGCCAAGGCCGGACTGTCGGCCGCGGTGTGGAGCGGGCTGACCAAGGCGCTGCTGGCGATCGTGCTGTCGCCGCTGGTCGGATTCCTGCTGGCCTTGGTGCTGGTCGCGATCGTGTCGTGGGCGTCGGTGCGCTCGACGCCATTTGCCGTCGACCGTGCCTTCCGTATCCTGCAATTCGCCTCCGCGTCGCTGTACTCGCTCGGCCACGGCGGTAACGACGCCCAGAAGACCATGGGCATCATCGCTGTGCTGCTCTACTCGCAAGGCTATCTCGGCAGCGAGTTCTCGGTGCCGTTCTGGGTGGTGCTGTCGTGCCAGGCGGCGATGGCGCTCGGCACCCTGATGGGCGGCTGGCGGATCGTCCGCACCATGGGCCTGCGCATCACCAAGCTGACGCCGATGCAGGGCTTCTGCGCTGAAACCGGCGGCGCCGCGACGCTGTTCACCGCGACCTTCCTCGGCGTGCCGGTGTCGACCACCCACACCATCACCGGCGCGATCGTCGGCGTCGGCGCGGCTCGGCGGATGTCGGCGGTGCGCTGGAACGTGGCGAGTTCGATCGTCTATGCCTGGGTCATCACCATCCCGGCCTCGGCGATCGTGGCGGCGGCGGCATATTGGGCGACCAAACTGCTGCCGACGTTCTGA
- a CDS encoding DUF4407 domain-containing protein has product MSPQNWAAMIQRVLGIIAGVDRKTLQSCPASDKLWAAHLGASLCLSFIVVLGVSFHATGYMIDNIWTRLLVSTVIALTVLMFDRALCQSDWFYQGTLWNNAPIQSRAEAKQTAWRFVRVGIRLALSFGLAWVIAMFLELAIFSSTINEKIEADRVAANQPIYDKIANFEAGLNAEAKRRLADIEQLEALHRDALTEQPKPEPSTQARTEDIEKQIKSVTDREAGIRADIAEIDKTIQRYTADMNAEEFGLKAAPNNSGRPGVGPRYEFAKKQRQAFLAQRAEREAEIPQLHARRDDLRAVQAKITADALAAREQERAAIKARADALQQRIDVARADLKQFETDKAASVADFRKKVMADSYFQDKKDKFDPLTRIAAYQELKNDPRDGATMTLFSWMTRFFIIFLEIVPVVAKIFFSPPSVYAAKIQAEVERARQRIENNEDLEDEAPKPDPAPAMAAITLPAMTLEPVSIAQPQPRPAAAEPPAPQPAAPEPVRAAEPQRPAERPRDFEAHGPAPREYASRQDYAEHDDLRHRDGRRSYEWRHYAGRDDYDHGYDDFEHRDVDRREFARRHDYDRYDERPRRAAARRAPPQFVARDYAVRDYGGRDFGEPEYETSEIDVRNLIMPRRGAARREAFAAETAPRVRVPTDSPAQERASRLEPAAERSLRWPDSIPVDDLNTRELVRQVLADAGSAARVEPLRVEPAPAETPGVEALRPVEAPRPDPIHSEPAALEPATPKPATTEPAAAEPIVVAMAEPTTPMPDPEPANTVAEAAPVPQALEPDVLPNVLVHARPAPVEQPPPSPQASAPSDAGTASADPTEASGPLPKYSADVEKLMTDAVEHSRPRKKAAHPRRDHHAESEAELPLEHTARPEPPPK; this is encoded by the coding sequence ATGTCACCGCAGAACTGGGCGGCCATGATTCAACGCGTTCTTGGCATCATCGCTGGCGTCGATCGCAAGACCCTTCAGAGCTGTCCGGCCTCCGACAAATTGTGGGCCGCCCATCTCGGCGCGTCGCTCTGCCTGTCCTTCATCGTCGTGCTCGGTGTGTCGTTTCACGCCACCGGCTACATGATCGACAATATCTGGACCCGGCTGCTGGTCTCGACGGTGATCGCGCTGACGGTGCTGATGTTCGACCGCGCGCTGTGCCAGTCGGACTGGTTCTATCAGGGCACGCTGTGGAACAACGCGCCGATCCAGTCGCGCGCCGAAGCCAAGCAGACCGCCTGGCGCTTCGTCCGAGTCGGCATCCGGCTGGCGCTGTCGTTCGGTCTGGCCTGGGTGATCGCGATGTTTCTGGAGCTGGCGATCTTCTCCTCCACCATCAACGAGAAGATCGAGGCTGACCGGGTCGCCGCAAACCAGCCGATCTACGACAAGATCGCCAATTTTGAAGCCGGTCTGAACGCCGAGGCGAAACGCCGGCTCGCCGACATCGAGCAGCTCGAGGCACTCCACCGCGACGCCCTCACCGAGCAGCCGAAGCCGGAGCCGAGTACCCAGGCCCGCACCGAGGATATCGAGAAGCAGATCAAGTCGGTCACCGACCGCGAGGCCGGGATCCGCGCCGACATCGCCGAGATCGACAAGACGATCCAGCGCTACACCGCCGACATGAATGCCGAAGAGTTCGGATTGAAAGCCGCTCCGAACAATTCCGGGCGGCCCGGCGTGGGCCCCCGCTACGAATTCGCCAAGAAACAGCGTCAGGCGTTCCTCGCCCAGCGCGCCGAGCGCGAGGCCGAAATTCCTCAGCTCCACGCCCGCCGCGATGACCTGCGCGCAGTGCAGGCCAAGATCACTGCCGACGCGCTCGCCGCGCGCGAGCAGGAGCGCGCCGCGATCAAGGCGCGGGCCGATGCGCTGCAACAACGGATCGATGTCGCCCGTGCCGACCTCAAGCAGTTCGAGACCGACAAGGCGGCGAGCGTCGCCGACTTCCGCAAGAAGGTGATGGCGGACTCCTACTTCCAGGATAAGAAAGACAAATTCGATCCGCTGACCCGCATCGCCGCGTATCAGGAGCTGAAGAACGATCCGCGTGACGGCGCCACCATGACGCTGTTCTCGTGGATGACACGGTTCTTCATCATCTTCTTGGAAATCGTGCCGGTGGTTGCCAAGATCTTCTTCTCGCCGCCCAGCGTCTACGCCGCCAAGATTCAGGCGGAGGTCGAACGTGCCCGGCAGCGGATCGAGAACAACGAAGATCTCGAGGACGAAGCACCGAAGCCAGATCCGGCGCCCGCGATGGCCGCCATCACCCTGCCCGCCATGACGCTGGAGCCGGTTTCGATCGCGCAACCCCAGCCTCGGCCCGCTGCGGCCGAACCACCGGCGCCGCAACCAGCCGCCCCCGAGCCGGTCCGCGCGGCGGAACCGCAGCGGCCGGCGGAGCGACCACGGGATTTCGAGGCCCACGGCCCGGCGCCGCGCGAATACGCATCCCGTCAAGACTATGCCGAGCACGACGACCTGCGGCACCGTGACGGTCGCCGGTCCTATGAATGGCGCCACTATGCTGGCCGCGACGACTACGATCACGGCTACGACGATTTCGAGCATCGCGACGTCGATCGCCGCGAGTTCGCCCGGCGCCACGACTACGATCGCTACGACGAACGGCCACGGCGCGCAGCCGCCCGGCGCGCGCCGCCTCAATTCGTCGCCCGCGATTACGCGGTGCGCGACTATGGCGGCCGTGACTTCGGCGAGCCGGAGTACGAGACCAGCGAGATCGACGTCCGCAACCTGATCATGCCGCGGCGCGGCGCGGCGAGACGCGAGGCTTTCGCGGCCGAGACTGCGCCGCGCGTTCGAGTCCCGACTGACAGCCCGGCTCAGGAGCGGGCATCGCGTCTGGAGCCCGCCGCAGAACGCAGCCTACGCTGGCCCGACAGCATTCCGGTCGATGACCTCAACACCCGCGAGCTGGTCCGTCAGGTTCTGGCCGACGCCGGATCCGCCGCGCGCGTCGAACCGCTGCGCGTCGAACCGGCGCCGGCAGAGACGCCGGGCGTCGAAGCGCTGCGCCCGGTCGAGGCCCCCCGCCCCGACCCGATTCACAGTGAACCGGCCGCCCTCGAGCCCGCGACGCCCAAGCCCGCAACGACCGAGCCTGCAGCAGCAGAGCCTATCGTCGTCGCAATGGCTGAACCCACGACTCCGATGCCAGACCCAGAGCCGGCCAACACGGTCGCCGAAGCGGCACCCGTGCCGCAGGCGCTGGAGCCGGACGTCCTGCCGAACGTGCTGGTGCACGCGCGCCCCGCTCCGGTGGAGCAGCCGCCCCCCTCGCCCCAGGCATCAGCCCCCAGCGATGCCGGGACGGCCAGCGCCGACCCTACCGAGGCCAGCGGCCCGCTGCCGAAATACAGCGCGGACGTCGAGAAGCTGATGACCGACGCGGTCGAACATTCCCGGCCTCGGAAGAAGGCGGCCCATCCGCGGCGAGATCACCACGCGGAGAGCGAAGCCGAATTGCCGCTGGAGCACACGGCGCGGCCCGAGCCGCCGCCGAAATAA
- a CDS encoding ABC transporter ATP-binding protein, translated as MVEATTLQRPASSAAGAALLSVRDLQAWYGESHILHGMNFDVREGEVVTLLGRNGAGKTTTLKAVMGIVGKRSGTITFDGTDISRASSDKIARRGIAFCPEERGIFASLDVRENLMLPPQVRPGGLSLDQIFELFPNLRERLKSQGTKLSGGEQQMLAIARILRTGARFLMLDEPTEGLAPVIIQQIGATIARLKKQGFTILLVEQNFRFAATVADRYYVVEHGKIIDGFANSELEANMDKLHTYLGV; from the coding sequence ATGGTTGAGGCGACGACATTGCAGCGGCCGGCTTCGTCGGCTGCGGGAGCGGCGCTTTTGAGCGTGCGCGATCTGCAGGCGTGGTACGGCGAATCCCACATCCTGCACGGCATGAATTTCGACGTCCGCGAAGGCGAGGTGGTGACGCTGCTCGGGCGCAACGGCGCCGGCAAGACCACCACGCTGAAGGCGGTGATGGGGATCGTCGGCAAGCGTAGTGGAACCATTACCTTCGACGGCACCGACATCAGCCGGGCCTCGTCCGACAAGATCGCCCGCCGCGGCATCGCGTTCTGCCCCGAGGAGCGCGGAATCTTCGCCAGCCTCGACGTCCGCGAGAACCTGATGCTGCCGCCGCAGGTCCGCCCCGGAGGGCTGTCGCTCGATCAGATTTTCGAACTGTTCCCGAACCTGCGCGAGCGGCTGAAGAGTCAGGGCACCAAGCTGTCGGGCGGCGAGCAGCAGATGCTGGCGATCGCTCGCATCCTGCGCACCGGGGCGCGGTTCCTGATGCTGGACGAGCCGACCGAAGGTCTGGCGCCGGTGATCATCCAGCAGATCGGCGCCACCATCGCGCGGCTGAAGAAGCAGGGCTTCACCATACTGTTGGTGGAGCAGAACTTCCGCTTCGCAGCCACGGTGGCGGATCGCTACTACGTGGTCGAGCACGGCAAGATCATCGACGGCTTCGCCAATTCCGAGCTCGAAGCCAACATGGACAAGCTTCACACCTATCTCGGCGTCTGA
- a CDS encoding ABC transporter ATP-binding protein yields MADDIILETNGLTKEFAGFFAVRDVNLRVRRGHIHALIGPNGAGKTTCFNLLTKFLRPSAGQILYNGQDITALAPADVARLGLVRSFQISAVFPHLTALENVRVALQRQHGSSFDFWRSKSVLDKYNERARELLDDVGLSEFAATPAVEMPYGRKRALEIATTLALDPEMMLLDEPMAGMGHEDIDKIAALIKRISAKYTILMVEHNLSVVANLSDVITVLTRGQVLAEGHYTELTQDQRVKEAYLGAGHG; encoded by the coding sequence TTGGCCGATGACATCATTCTCGAAACCAACGGGTTGACCAAGGAATTCGCCGGCTTCTTTGCCGTGCGGGACGTCAATCTGCGGGTCCGCCGTGGGCACATCCATGCGTTGATCGGCCCCAACGGGGCCGGCAAGACGACGTGTTTCAATCTGCTTACCAAGTTCCTGCGGCCGTCCGCGGGACAGATTCTGTACAACGGGCAGGACATTACCGCGCTGGCGCCGGCCGACGTGGCGCGGCTGGGGCTGGTCCGCTCGTTCCAGATCTCGGCGGTGTTCCCGCATCTGACCGCGCTGGAGAACGTCCGTGTCGCGCTGCAACGCCAGCACGGCTCGTCGTTCGATTTCTGGCGCTCCAAGAGCGTGCTCGACAAGTACAACGAGCGCGCGCGCGAGCTGCTCGACGACGTCGGACTGTCCGAGTTCGCTGCGACCCCGGCGGTCGAAATGCCCTACGGCCGCAAGCGGGCGCTGGAGATCGCCACCACGCTGGCGCTCGATCCGGAGATGATGCTGCTTGACGAGCCGATGGCCGGCATGGGCCACGAGGACATCGACAAGATCGCGGCACTGATCAAGCGGATCTCGGCCAAGTACACGATCCTGATGGTCGAGCACAATTTGAGCGTGGTCGCCAACCTTTCGGACGTCATCACCGTGCTGACCCGCGGCCAGGTGCTGGCGGAAGGGCACTATACCGAGCTGACGCAGGACCAGCGGGTCAAGGAAGCCTATCTCGGAGCGGGCCATGGTTGA
- a CDS encoding branched-chain amino acid ABC transporter permease yields MTSITQNSVPTTTRRPVRDEMIAFGIMTVVLAVVPFTGVYPFFVMQGLCFALLACAFNLLIGYGGLLSFGHAMFLGTAGYVSGHALKVWGLPPELAIVVGTGASFCLAVVTGLIAIRRQGIYFAMITLALSQLLYFIYLQAPFTHGEDGIQGIPQGKLFGFIDLSNATTLYFVVLAGFLLGFLIIYRAINSPFGEVLKAIRENEPRAISLGYKTDQYKLLAFILSGTLAGFAGSLKVFVAQNASLTDVHWTMSGEIVLMTLVGGLGTIFGPVVGAFVIIAMQQYLAGFGQWVTVIQGVIFVACVLTFRRGIVGEIGHLFKRSL; encoded by the coding sequence ATGACCTCGATTACGCAGAATTCCGTCCCGACGACGACCCGCCGCCCGGTGCGCGACGAGATGATCGCATTCGGCATCATGACGGTGGTGCTCGCCGTGGTGCCGTTCACCGGGGTGTATCCGTTCTTCGTGATGCAGGGGTTGTGCTTCGCGCTGCTCGCATGTGCCTTCAATCTGCTGATCGGCTATGGCGGGCTGCTGTCGTTCGGCCACGCGATGTTCCTCGGCACCGCTGGCTATGTCAGCGGCCACGCACTCAAGGTGTGGGGGCTGCCGCCGGAACTGGCGATCGTGGTTGGGACCGGGGCGTCATTCTGTCTCGCGGTTGTCACCGGCCTGATCGCGATCCGTCGCCAGGGCATCTATTTTGCGATGATCACCCTGGCACTGTCGCAGCTCCTCTATTTCATCTATCTGCAAGCGCCGTTCACCCACGGCGAGGACGGCATTCAGGGCATCCCGCAAGGCAAGCTGTTCGGCTTCATCGATCTGTCGAACGCCACCACGCTGTATTTCGTGGTGCTGGCCGGTTTCCTGCTCGGCTTCCTGATCATCTACCGGGCGATCAACTCGCCGTTCGGCGAGGTGCTGAAAGCGATCCGCGAGAACGAACCGCGCGCGATCTCGCTCGGCTACAAGACCGACCAGTACAAACTGCTGGCCTTCATCCTCTCGGGCACGCTGGCGGGCTTCGCCGGTTCGCTGAAGGTGTTCGTGGCGCAGAACGCATCGTTGACCGACGTGCACTGGACGATGTCCGGCGAGATCGTGTTGATGACTCTGGTCGGCGGGCTCGGCACCATCTTCGGCCCGGTTGTCGGCGCCTTCGTGATCATCGCGATGCAGCAATATCTCGCCGGCTTCGGCCAGTGGGTCACGGTGATCCAGGGCGTGATCTTCGTCGCCTGCGTGCTGACGTTCCGCCGCGGCATCGTCGGCGAGATCGGGCATCTGTTCAAACGGTCGCTGTAG
- a CDS encoding ArsC family reductase, with amino-acid sequence MPTTLYGIKNCDTMKKARAWLDGHGVSYAFHDYKTAGIDQEHLARWAQQAGWETLLNRAGTTFRKLPEADKEGLTEAKAIALMLAQPSMIKRPVLEHGRKLLVGFRPEAYAEEFE; translated from the coding sequence GTGCCCACCACCCTCTATGGCATCAAGAACTGCGACACGATGAAGAAGGCGCGGGCCTGGCTGGATGGCCACGGCGTCAGTTACGCGTTCCACGATTACAAGACGGCGGGCATCGACCAGGAGCATCTGGCGCGCTGGGCGCAGCAGGCCGGCTGGGAGACGCTGCTCAATCGTGCCGGCACCACCTTCCGCAAGCTGCCCGAGGCGGACAAAGAGGGGCTGACCGAAGCCAAGGCGATCGCGCTGATGCTGGCGCAGCCCTCGATGATCAAGCGTCCGGTGCTGGAGCACGGCCGCAAGCTGCTGGTAGGCTTCCGCCCGGAGGCTTACGCGGAGGAATTCGAATGA
- a CDS encoding branched-chain amino acid ABC transporter permease, producing the protein MDINVPALLAQLLVGLINGSFYALLSLGLAVIFGMLNIINFAHGALYMMGAFCAYFLLNLLGLNYWWALILSPIIVGLFGMVMERTLLQWLSGLDHLYGLLLTFGVALIIQGVFQNYFGSSGLPYAIPEQLRGAINLGFMYLPVYRGWVVVFSLVVCLLTWFMIERTRLGAYLRAATENPTLVRAFGINVPRMITLTYGLGVGLAALAGVLSAPINQVRPLMGADLIIVVFAVVVIGGMGSIMGSIITGFALGVIEGLTKYFYPEASNTVVFVLMVLVLLVKPSGLTGRAT; encoded by the coding sequence ATGGATATCAACGTCCCCGCTCTGTTGGCGCAGCTTCTGGTCGGCCTGATCAACGGCTCGTTCTATGCGCTGCTCAGCCTCGGCCTCGCCGTGATCTTCGGCATGCTCAACATCATCAACTTCGCGCACGGCGCGTTGTATATGATGGGTGCGTTCTGCGCCTATTTCCTGCTGAATCTGCTCGGCCTGAACTATTGGTGGGCGCTGATTCTGTCGCCGATCATCGTCGGTCTGTTCGGCATGGTGATGGAACGCACGCTGCTGCAATGGCTGTCGGGCCTCGATCACCTCTACGGCCTGTTGCTCACCTTCGGCGTCGCGCTGATCATCCAGGGCGTGTTCCAGAACTATTTCGGTTCTTCCGGGCTGCCTTATGCGATCCCCGAACAGCTTCGCGGCGCGATCAATCTCGGCTTCATGTATCTGCCGGTGTATCGCGGCTGGGTGGTGGTGTTCTCGCTTGTGGTGTGCCTGCTCACCTGGTTCATGATCGAGCGCACCCGGCTCGGCGCGTACTTGCGCGCCGCCACCGAGAACCCGACCCTGGTGCGAGCGTTCGGCATCAATGTGCCGCGGATGATCACGCTGACCTACGGCCTCGGCGTCGGGCTGGCGGCACTCGCCGGCGTGCTGTCGGCACCGATCAACCAGGTCCGGCCGCTGATGGGCGCCGACCTGATCATCGTGGTGTTCGCCGTGGTGGTGATCGGCGGCATGGGCTCGATCATGGGCTCGATCATCACCGGCTTTGCCCTCGGCGTGATCGAGGGCCTGACCAAATATTTCTACCCCGAGGCCTCCAACACCGTTGTGTTCGTGCTGATGGTGCTGGTGCTGCTGGTGAAACCCTCGGGCCTCACGGGACGGGCAACCTGA
- a CDS encoding pyruvate kinase has product MSTEILRLKHKLDTLITEIDEGSRERLAGWADQIHRPGFGPSAANLAHYLALRHHDLRPLQHALMSLGLSSLGRLESRVMPTLLAVRATLATLAGEPEMLRPSTKQFFAGEHDLASRSAEMFGPLSGARRSALLVTCPSEAADDPTFMLRLAERGVEAVRINCAHDDAAAWQRMINHLHVAEEASGRRMKVLMDIAGPKIRTGATRAPEGRERIVTGDLLAIVAQGQFDRIDLDEEHFAVECTLPDPLTRAAVGARVFVDDGKLCVRIERKTAWGLIGRVTATADNGLRLKPEKGLNFPDTPLDIPALTAKDRADLDFVAAHADGVEFSFVQSVGDVKMLQAALAERRPDDWHKLSLVLKIETPDAVAHLPDILVQAAGRQPTAIMIARGDLAVEIGFARLAEMQEEILWIGEAAHVPVIWATQVLEHLVKKGTPSRGEMTDAAMAARAECVMLNKGPYLFKAITELDTLLGRMADHQHKKTPQLRRLRSWG; this is encoded by the coding sequence ATGTCGACTGAAATCCTCCGCCTCAAGCACAAGCTCGACACGCTGATCACGGAGATCGACGAGGGCAGCCGCGAGCGGCTGGCCGGCTGGGCGGATCAGATCCATCGCCCCGGCTTCGGCCCCAGCGCCGCCAACCTCGCCCATTATCTGGCGCTGCGTCACCACGATCTGCGCCCGCTGCAGCACGCCCTGATGTCGCTGGGATTGTCCTCGCTCGGCCGGCTGGAAAGTCGGGTGATGCCGACGCTGCTCGCTGTTCGCGCCACCCTGGCGACGCTGGCGGGCGAGCCGGAGATGCTGCGGCCGTCGACAAAGCAGTTCTTCGCCGGCGAGCACGATCTCGCCAGCCGCAGCGCCGAGATGTTCGGGCCGCTGTCCGGCGCCCGCCGTTCCGCCCTGCTGGTCACCTGCCCGAGCGAGGCGGCCGACGATCCCACTTTCATGCTGCGGCTCGCCGAGCGCGGGGTCGAGGCGGTGCGGATCAACTGCGCCCATGACGACGCGGCAGCCTGGCAGCGGATGATCAATCACCTCCACGTCGCCGAGGAAGCCTCCGGCCGCCGGATGAAGGTGCTGATGGACATTGCCGGGCCGAAGATCCGCACCGGCGCCACGCGCGCTCCGGAGGGGCGCGAACGCATCGTCACCGGCGATCTTTTGGCGATCGTGGCGCAAGGCCAGTTCGACCGCATCGACCTCGACGAAGAGCACTTCGCGGTGGAATGCACCCTGCCCGATCCGCTGACGCGCGCCGCCGTCGGCGCCCGGGTGTTCGTGGATGACGGCAAGCTGTGCGTCCGGATCGAGCGCAAGACCGCGTGGGGCCTGATCGGGCGCGTCACCGCCACCGCCGACAACGGCCTGCGGCTGAAGCCGGAGAAAGGCCTCAATTTCCCGGATACACCGCTCGACATCCCGGCGCTGACCGCCAAGGACCGCGCCGACCTCGATTTCGTCGCTGCCCACGCCGACGGCGTCGAGTTCTCGTTCGTGCAGTCGGTCGGCGACGTCAAGATGCTGCAGGCCGCGCTCGCCGAACGCCGGCCCGACGATTGGCACAAGCTGTCGCTGGTGCTGAAGATCGAGACGCCGGACGCGGTCGCCCACCTGCCGGACATTCTGGTCCAGGCCGCCGGCCGGCAGCCGACCGCGATCATGATCGCGCGCGGCGACCTTGCGGTCGAGATCGGCTTCGCACGGCTGGCCGAAATGCAGGAAGAGATCCTGTGGATCGGCGAAGCCGCCCACGTCCCGGTGATCTGGGCCACCCAGGTGCTCGAACATCTGGTGAAGAAGGGCACGCCGTCGCGTGGCGAAATGACCGACGCCGCGATGGCGGCGCGCGCCGAATGCGTGATGCTGAACAAGGGGCCGTACCTGTTCAAGGCGATCACCGAGCTCGATACGTTGCTCGGCCGAATGGCCGATCATCAGCACAAGAAGACGCCGCAGCTACGCCGGCTGCGGAGCTGGGGCTGA
- the sugE gene encoding quaternary ammonium compound efflux SMR transporter SugE, translating to MAWFYLFVAGLMEIGWALGLKYTEGFTRLVPTALTVSAMVASVALLGLALKTLPIGTAYAIWSGIGAVGTAALGIMLFGDPATVARLSCIGLIVAGIVGLKLVG from the coding sequence ATGGCCTGGTTCTATCTGTTCGTCGCCGGCCTGATGGAGATCGGCTGGGCGCTCGGCCTGAAATACACCGAAGGCTTCACCCGGCTGGTGCCGACGGCGCTCACCGTGTCGGCGATGGTCGCCAGCGTCGCGCTGCTCGGGCTTGCTCTCAAGACGCTGCCGATCGGCACCGCTTACGCGATCTGGAGCGGCATCGGCGCGGTCGGCACCGCCGCGCTCGGCATCATGCTGTTCGGCGATCCGGCCACCGTTGCCCGCCTGTCCTGCATCGGCCTGATCGTCGCCGGCATCGTCGGGCTCAAGCTGGTCGGCTGA